The sequence GGATAACCCGCTGGTCGCCGATATCCGCGTGCGCCGGGCGCTGCTCCACGCCACCAATACCAAAGAGATCATTGATACGCTGTTCTCGGACAACTATCCGCAGGCCACCTCCGTTCTGGCGAAAACCGCCGCCGGCCATATCGACCTGTCGGATAAGCTGACTTTCGATCCGGCGCTGGCTTCCCGCCTGCTGGACGAGGCCGGTTGGAAAACCGGCCCACAGGGCATCCGGCAGAAAGACGGGCAGTCGCTGACGCTGACCGCCTATGAATCGCTGCCGCAGCCGCAAAATAAAGAGACGCTGCAGGTGGTTTCCCAGCAGTGGGCCAAGGTCGGGGTGAAGCTGAACGTTCTGGCGGGCGACGCCGGCAGCAAAACGCGCGACAGTCTCGATCCGCTGAAAACCGGCGTCGCGCCGGGCATGGTGGGGCGCGCCGATCCGGACGTGCTGAAAAGCCAGTATTACCCGACGGTGCGCAACGTCCTGTTGCAGAAAGGCGGCGCCAGCGACAAGGTCAAAAACTTTACGGATACGACGTTGAACAACCTGCTGGACGGCATCGCCAGCGAAACCGACCGCGGCAAACGGCTGGCGCTGGTGGGCGAGGTGCAGCGTTATCTGATCGACCAGGCTTACGTCATCCCCATTTTCGAAGAGCCGCAGGTTTTCGCCGGTTCCCCGGCCACCAAGGGCATTGGCTTTGAGGCGGTAGGACGGCCAAGTTTCTATAACGCCTGGCTGGATAAATAATTCACGACGACGACCCTTTTTCACCGCTCGGAAGAGGGTCTGGCGATAGGGAGTAGATTATGAGCAGGTATCTGGCGATACGCATCGCTCAGGCGCTGATCGTGCTATGGGCGGCGTTTACCTTATCTTTCATTCTGTTGCAGGCGCTGCCCGGCGATGCGGTGCTGATCAAGTTTCAAAGTCCCGAACTGGGGTTAAGCGCCGATCAAATCGCCCAGCTGCGCCTGGCCTACGGGGCGGATATCCCGCTTCTCAGCCAGTACGTTCAGTCGATCGAGCGGGTGCTGCGCGGTGATTTCGGCCTCTCGTTGCAGGCCGGCGTGCCGGTAACCGAGCTGCTGGCCGCCAATCTCCCCTCCACGCTGCTGCTGGCGGCGCTGGGTTTTGTCGCCGCCGCGCTGCTGGCCTGCGCCATCGCCTTTTTATCCACCCTCACGCCGTTTCACTGGCTGCGCTCCGCGCTGCAGTCTTTGCCGTCGCTGTTTATTTCCGTGCCGACGTTCTGGCTCGGCATCGTGCTGATTCAGGTCTTCTCTTTCCGCCTGGGCTGGATCCCGGTGATTAATCCCGGCGAGTGGGAAGGATTGATTCTGCCGACGCTGACGCTGGCGCTGCCGATTTCCGCCCCGCTGGCCCAGGTGCTGATGCGCAGCATCGATCGGGTGCAGACCCAGCCGTTTGTCGCCGTCGCCCGCGCCAAAGGCGCCAGCCGCGGCGGCGTGTTGTGGCGCCATATCGCCCGCAACGCCATGCTGCCGACGCTGACCATCGCCGGCCTGCTGCTGGGGGAGCTGATCGCCGGCGCGCTGATCACCGAAACGGTCTTTGCCCGCAGCGGGCTGGGACAGCTGACGCAGGACGCGGTCAACAATCAGGACGGCAGCGTGCTGCAGGCGATTGTGCTGATCTCCGCCACCGCTTTTGTGATCGTTAATCTGATAGTGGATCTGCTTTATCCCCTGCTCGATCCACGGCTGAAAAAAACCGCCGGAGCCGCATTATGACCATTATTTCACTGGAGAAAATCGCCTTATCGCCATTGAGAAAATGGCCGCGCCTTAGCCGCCATGTCGCGCGTTACGCGGCGCAGCCGGGGCTGGTTATCGCCTGGCTGATCCTGCTGACGGTGGTGCTGTGGGCGCTGTTCCCGGCGTGGTTTACCGCCTATAGTCCGACAGAGGGCGTCGTCGGCGCCCAGCGGCAGGCGCCGGGCGGAGAGTACTGGCTGGGCACCGATCAGCTCGGCCGGGATCTGTATGCCCGCATGGTCTACGGCGCGGTGCATTCGCTGTCCGGGGCGGCGATCGCGGTCGCCCTGGGATTGATACTGGGCAGCGCGCTGGGTCTGGCGGCCGGTGCCGTGGGCGGCTGGTGGGACACGCTGGTGATGCGCATCATCGATACCCTGCTCTCCATTCCCGTGCTGCTGCTGGCGCTGAGCGTGATCATTCTGCTGGGGTTCGGTACCGTGAACGCCGCCGTCGCCGTCGGGGTCACCTCGGTGGCCAACTTCGCCCGGCTGATGCGCTCGGAGGTGCTGCGGGTACGCAACAGCGACTACGTTGAAGCGGCCTACGGCAGCGGCGGAACCTTCTTCAGCGTGCTGCGGCGTCATATTCTGCCCAACTCGCTGACCACCGTCTTCGCCTTCGCCGCCCTGCAGTTCGGCAGCGCCATTCTGACCATCTCCACCCTCAGCTTTCTCGGCTACGGCGCGCCGCCGCCGACCCCGGAGTGGGGTTTGCTTATCGCCGAGGGCCGTAACTATATCGCCACCGCCTGGTGGCTAAGCGCCTTCCCCGGACTGGTGGTGGTGCTGACGGTACTCTCCGCCAACCGTATCAGCCAGTCCATCGGGAGAACGTCACGATGAATCAAACTACCGGCCGCCCTTCCCGTACCCCGGTGCTGGAGCTGGACAACGTCTCCATCGCCTACCGCGGCGATGAAGGGGAGCAAACCGTGGTGGAGGGGGTTTCGTTTCATATCGACGCCGGCGAGGTCGTCGCGCTGGTGGGCGAATCCGGCTCCGGCAAAACCACCACCGCCCAGGCGGTGATCGGCCTGCTGGCGGAAAACGGCCGCCTGACGCGCGGCGCCATCCGCCTGAACGGCACGGATATCGCCGACTGGCCGCAGAAGCGGCTGGACAGCCTGCGCGGCGCGCGTATCAGCCTGATCCCGCAGGACCCCGGCAGTTCCCTCAATCCGGTGCAAACCATCGGCGATCAGGTGGATGAAATTCTGCGTATCCACCAGCGGGAAGATCGCCGCGCCACGCGCCGCAAAACGCTGGCGCTGCTGGAGCGCGTCGGCCTGAGCCAGCCTGAGCTGCGCGCCCGCCAATATCCCCATGAGCTCTCCGGCGGCATGAAGCAGAGGGTGCTGATCGCCATCGCCATTGCGCTGAAGCCGGCGCTGATTATCGCCGATGAGCCCACCAGCGCGCTGGACGTCACGGTGCAAAAACGCATTCTCGACCTGCTGGACGAACTGCGGCGCGAAAACGGCACCGCCGTATTGTTCGTCACCCACGATCTGGGGGTGGCCGCCGAGCGCGCCGACCGTCTGCTGGTATTCCAGCACGGCTATATTCAGGAGCAGGGGCCGACGCAGGCGGTGCTGAAAGCGCCCGCCAGCCAGTACGCCCGCACCCTGCTGGCCAACGTGCCGTCGCTGAACCCGGTCAAACGCCCTTCGCCGCCGGCGCAGCGCGAGATCGTCGTGTCGGTGGAAAACCTGGTGCAGGACTTCCCGCTGGCGGGCCGCAAAGGGGAACATTTCCGCGCGGTGGACCATATCTCATTCAGCGTCGGCCGGGGAAGCACTCACGCCATCGTCGGCGAATCCGGCTCCGGCAAAACCACCACCGCCCGCAGCCTGCTCGCGTTTCAGCGCCCCAGCGCGGGCCGCATCCTGATTGACGGCACGGATATCACCCGGCTGAAAGGCGAAGCGCTGCGCCAGTTCCGCCAGACCATCCAGTTGGTATACCAGAATCCGTTCGGCTCGCTCGATCCCGCGCAGCGTCTGTACGACATCATTGAGGAACCGTTACGCAACTTTAACCGCTATACTCGGGCGCAGCGGGAGCGGAAAGTGCATGAAATGTTCGAGCGCGTCGCCCTGCCCGCCGCGCTGCTGACGCGTAAACCGCGTGAGCTGTCCGGCGGCCAGCGGCAGCGTGTCGCCATCGCCCGGGCGCTGGTGCTGGAGCCCAAAGTGCTGGTGCTGGATGAAGCGGTCTCCGCGCTGGACGTCACCGTACAGGCGCAGATTCTGCGCCTGTTGACGGAACTACAGCAGTCGCTGGGGCTGACCTATCTGTTTATTTCCCACGATCTGGCGGTGGTGCGCCAGATCGCCGACACCGTCTCGGTGCTACATCACGGCCGACAGGTGGAGTGCGGGCCGGTGGAGCAGATTTTCGCCCGACCCGCCAACCGTTACACCCGAGAACTTATTGAGGCGATCCCCGGACGGCAACACCCGGCTTTCGCCTGAAAACCATACACAAGAAGGATGTTAGGATGACAAGTAAACGCCTGGGTTTTTTCACCCGCCTGCTCGATGACGTCTCTGCGCAACAGCGTTACCGGCTCGCCACCGAGCAAATCATTAAAGCCGAGCAACTGGGATTCGACAGCGCCTGGGTGGCCCAGCACCACTTTCATGCGGACGAAGGCGGGCTGCCGTCGCCGCTGGTTTTTCTCGCCCACGTCGCGGCCAATACCCGGCGTATCCGGCTGGGCACCGGGGTGATCACCCTGCCTATGGAACACCCCCTGCGGGTGGCGGAAGATACCGCCGTGCTCGATCTGCTCAGCAACGGGCGGCTGGAGGTGGGTATCGGCTCCGGCGGCACGCCCTCTTCCTTCGCCGCTTTCGGCCATGACAGCAC comes from Brenneria nigrifluens DSM 30175 = ATCC 13028 and encodes:
- a CDS encoding dipeptide ABC transporter ATP-binding protein, with the protein product MNQTTGRPSRTPVLELDNVSIAYRGDEGEQTVVEGVSFHIDAGEVVALVGESGSGKTTTAQAVIGLLAENGRLTRGAIRLNGTDIADWPQKRLDSLRGARISLIPQDPGSSLNPVQTIGDQVDEILRIHQREDRRATRRKTLALLERVGLSQPELRARQYPHELSGGMKQRVLIAIAIALKPALIIADEPTSALDVTVQKRILDLLDELRRENGTAVLFVTHDLGVAAERADRLLVFQHGYIQEQGPTQAVLKAPASQYARTLLANVPSLNPVKRPSPPAQREIVVSVENLVQDFPLAGRKGEHFRAVDHISFSVGRGSTHAIVGESGSGKTTTARSLLAFQRPSAGRILIDGTDITRLKGEALRQFRQTIQLVYQNPFGSLDPAQRLYDIIEEPLRNFNRYTRAQRERKVHEMFERVALPAALLTRKPRELSGGQRQRVAIARALVLEPKVLVLDEAVSALDVTVQAQILRLLTELQQSLGLTYLFISHDLAVVRQIADTVSVLHHGRQVECGPVEQIFARPANRYTRELIEAIPGRQHPAFA
- a CDS encoding ABC transporter permease; amino-acid sequence: MSRYLAIRIAQALIVLWAAFTLSFILLQALPGDAVLIKFQSPELGLSADQIAQLRLAYGADIPLLSQYVQSIERVLRGDFGLSLQAGVPVTELLAANLPSTLLLAALGFVAAALLACAIAFLSTLTPFHWLRSALQSLPSLFISVPTFWLGIVLIQVFSFRLGWIPVINPGEWEGLILPTLTLALPISAPLAQVLMRSIDRVQTQPFVAVARAKGASRGGVLWRHIARNAMLPTLTIAGLLLGELIAGALITETVFARSGLGQLTQDAVNNQDGSVLQAIVLISATAFVIVNLIVDLLYPLLDPRLKKTAGAAL
- a CDS encoding ABC transporter permease, which gives rise to MTIISLEKIALSPLRKWPRLSRHVARYAAQPGLVIAWLILLTVVLWALFPAWFTAYSPTEGVVGAQRQAPGGEYWLGTDQLGRDLYARMVYGAVHSLSGAAIAVALGLILGSALGLAAGAVGGWWDTLVMRIIDTLLSIPVLLLALSVIILLGFGTVNAAVAVGVTSVANFARLMRSEVLRVRNSDYVEAAYGSGGTFFSVLRRHILPNSLTTVFAFAALQFGSAILTISTLSFLGYGAPPPTPEWGLLIAEGRNYIATAWWLSAFPGLVVVLTVLSANRISQSIGRTSR